From the genome of Chlorocebus sabaeus isolate Y175 chromosome 2, mChlSab1.0.hap1, whole genome shotgun sequence, one region includes:
- the SLC17A9 gene encoding voltage-gated purine nucleotide uniporter SLC17A9 isoform X3, producing the protein MQPTPDEAQRDRAGDSQWSRPECQAWTGTLLLGTCLLYCARSSMPICTVSMSQDFGWNKKEAGIVLSSFFWGYCLTQVVGGHLGDRIGGEKVILLSASAWGSITAVTPLLAQLSSAHLAFMTFSRILMGLLQGVYFPALTSLLSQKVRDSERAFTYSTVGAGSQFGTLLTGAVGSLLLEWYGWQSVFYFSGGLTLLWVWYVYRYLLSGKDLILALGVLAQGLPVSRHSRVPWRRLFRKPAVWAAVISQLSAACSFFVLISWLPTFFKETFPDAKGWIFNVVPWLVAIPASLFSGFLSDHLINQGYTAVPPLQVTEPSRCGSSCRAWALASQASLLCAWATPPASVSLWSLHQPPSASRPSTTDGVSLCRPGWSEWRYLGSLQPLPPGFTPFSCFILPQPPK; encoded by the exons GCCCGAGTGCCAGGCATGGACAGGGACGCTGCTGCTGGGCACGTGCCTGCTGTACTGCGCCCGCTCCAGCATGCCCATCTGCACTGTCTCCATGAGCCAGGACTTCGGCTGGAACAAGAAGGAGGCCGGCATCGTACTCAGCAGCTTCTTTTGGGGCTACTGCCTGACGCAGGTTGTGGGCGGCCACCTCGGGGACCG GATTGGGGGTGAGAAGGTCATCCTGCTGTCAGCCTCTGCCTGGGGCTCCATCACAGCCGTCACCCCGCTGCTCGCTCAGCTGAGCAGTGCCCACCTGGCCTTCATGACCTTCTCACGAATCCTCATGGGCTTACTCCAAG GGGTTTACTTCCCCGCCCTGACCAGCCTGCTGTCGCAGAAGGTGCGGGACAGCGAGCGAGCCTTCACCTACAGCACCGTGGGCGCCGGCTCCCAGTTTGG GACGCTGCTGACCGGGGCAGTGGGCTCCCTGCTCCTGGAATGGTACGGCTGGCAGAGCGTCTTCTATTTCTCCGGCGGCCTCACCTTGCTTTGGGTGTGGTACGTGTACAGGTACCTGCTGAGTGGAAAAG ATCTCATCCTGGCCTTGGGAGTCCTGGCCCAAGGCCTGCCAGTGTCCAGGCACAGCAGAGTCCCCTGGAGACGGCTCTTCCGGAAGCCTGCTGTCTG GGCAGCCGTCATCtcccagctctctgcagcctgctCCTTCTTCGTCCTCATCTCCTGGTTGCCCACCTTCTTCAAGGAGACCTTCCCCGACGCCAAG GGTTGGATCTTCAACGTGGTGCCTTGGTTGGTGGCGATTCCTGCCAGTCTCTTCAGCGGGTTTCTCTCTGATCATCTCATCAATCAGG GTTACACAGCCGTCCCTCCCCTGCAGGTTACAGAGCCATCACGGTGCGGAAGCTCATGCAG GGCAtgggccttggcctctcaagcgTCTTTGCTCTGTGCCTGGGCCACACCTCCAGCTTCTGTGAGTCTGTGGTCTTTGCATCAGCCTCCATCGGCCTCCAGACCTTCAACCACAG acggagtctcgctctgtcgcccaggctggagtgagtggcgctatctcggctcactgcaacctctgcctcccgggttcacgccattctcctgcttcatcctgcctcagcctcccaagtag
- the SLC17A9 gene encoding voltage-gated purine nucleotide uniporter SLC17A9 isoform X2, whose amino-acid sequence MQPTPDEAQRDRAGDSQWSRPECQAWTGTLLLGTCLLYCARSSMPICTVSMSQDFGWNKKEAGIVLSSFFWGYCLTQVVGGHLGDRIGGEKVILLSASAWGSITAVTPLLAQLSSAHLAFMTFSRILMGLLQGVYFPALTSLLSQKVRDSERAFTYSTVGAGSQFGTLLTGAVGSLLLEWYGWQSVFYFSGGLTLLWVWYVYRYLLSGKDLILALGVLAQGLPVSRHSRVPWRRLFRKPAVWAAVISQLSAACSFFVLISWLPTFFKETFPDAKGWIFNVVPWLVAIPASLFSGFLSDHLINQGYTAVPPLQVTEPSRCGSSCRAWALASQASLLCAWATPPASVSLWSLHQPPSASRPSTTVAFPLTSRTWPRPAPAFCLVWPTQLGRWQVSWVCVWAAT is encoded by the exons GCCCGAGTGCCAGGCATGGACAGGGACGCTGCTGCTGGGCACGTGCCTGCTGTACTGCGCCCGCTCCAGCATGCCCATCTGCACTGTCTCCATGAGCCAGGACTTCGGCTGGAACAAGAAGGAGGCCGGCATCGTACTCAGCAGCTTCTTTTGGGGCTACTGCCTGACGCAGGTTGTGGGCGGCCACCTCGGGGACCG GATTGGGGGTGAGAAGGTCATCCTGCTGTCAGCCTCTGCCTGGGGCTCCATCACAGCCGTCACCCCGCTGCTCGCTCAGCTGAGCAGTGCCCACCTGGCCTTCATGACCTTCTCACGAATCCTCATGGGCTTACTCCAAG GGGTTTACTTCCCCGCCCTGACCAGCCTGCTGTCGCAGAAGGTGCGGGACAGCGAGCGAGCCTTCACCTACAGCACCGTGGGCGCCGGCTCCCAGTTTGG GACGCTGCTGACCGGGGCAGTGGGCTCCCTGCTCCTGGAATGGTACGGCTGGCAGAGCGTCTTCTATTTCTCCGGCGGCCTCACCTTGCTTTGGGTGTGGTACGTGTACAGGTACCTGCTGAGTGGAAAAG ATCTCATCCTGGCCTTGGGAGTCCTGGCCCAAGGCCTGCCAGTGTCCAGGCACAGCAGAGTCCCCTGGAGACGGCTCTTCCGGAAGCCTGCTGTCTG GGCAGCCGTCATCtcccagctctctgcagcctgctCCTTCTTCGTCCTCATCTCCTGGTTGCCCACCTTCTTCAAGGAGACCTTCCCCGACGCCAAG GGTTGGATCTTCAACGTGGTGCCTTGGTTGGTGGCGATTCCTGCCAGTCTCTTCAGCGGGTTTCTCTCTGATCATCTCATCAATCAGG GTTACACAGCCGTCCCTCCCCTGCAGGTTACAGAGCCATCACGGTGCGGAAGCTCATGCAG GGCAtgggccttggcctctcaagcgTCTTTGCTCTGTGCCTGGGCCACACCTCCAGCTTCTGTGAGTCTGTGGTCTTTGCATCAGCCTCCATCGGCCTCCAGACCTTCAACCACAG TGGCATTTCCGTTAACATCCAGGACTTGGCCCCGTCCTGCGCCGGCTTTCTGTTTG GTGTGGCCAACACAGCTGGGGCGTTGGCAG GTGTCGTGGGTGTGTGTCTGGGCGGCTACTTGA
- the SLC17A9 gene encoding voltage-gated purine nucleotide uniporter SLC17A9 isoform X4 — translation MQPTPDEAQRDRAGDSQWSRPECQAWTGTLLLGTCLLYCARSSMPICTVSMSQDFGWNKKEAGIVLSSFFWGYCLTQVVGGHLGDRIGGEKVILLSASAWGSITAVTPLLAQLSSAHLAFMTFSRILMGLLQGVYFPALTSLLSQKVRDSERAFTYSTVGAGSQFGTLLTGAVGSLLLEWYGWQSVFYFSGGLTLLWVWYVYRYLLSGKDLILALGVLAQGLPVSRHSRVPWRRLFRKPAVWAAVISQLSAACSFFVLISWLPTFFKETFPDAKGWIFNVVPWLVAIPASLFSGFLSDHLINQGYRAITVRKLMQGMGLGLSSVFALCLGHTSSFCESVVFASASIGLQTFNHRRSLALSPRLE, via the exons GCCCGAGTGCCAGGCATGGACAGGGACGCTGCTGCTGGGCACGTGCCTGCTGTACTGCGCCCGCTCCAGCATGCCCATCTGCACTGTCTCCATGAGCCAGGACTTCGGCTGGAACAAGAAGGAGGCCGGCATCGTACTCAGCAGCTTCTTTTGGGGCTACTGCCTGACGCAGGTTGTGGGCGGCCACCTCGGGGACCG GATTGGGGGTGAGAAGGTCATCCTGCTGTCAGCCTCTGCCTGGGGCTCCATCACAGCCGTCACCCCGCTGCTCGCTCAGCTGAGCAGTGCCCACCTGGCCTTCATGACCTTCTCACGAATCCTCATGGGCTTACTCCAAG GGGTTTACTTCCCCGCCCTGACCAGCCTGCTGTCGCAGAAGGTGCGGGACAGCGAGCGAGCCTTCACCTACAGCACCGTGGGCGCCGGCTCCCAGTTTGG GACGCTGCTGACCGGGGCAGTGGGCTCCCTGCTCCTGGAATGGTACGGCTGGCAGAGCGTCTTCTATTTCTCCGGCGGCCTCACCTTGCTTTGGGTGTGGTACGTGTACAGGTACCTGCTGAGTGGAAAAG ATCTCATCCTGGCCTTGGGAGTCCTGGCCCAAGGCCTGCCAGTGTCCAGGCACAGCAGAGTCCCCTGGAGACGGCTCTTCCGGAAGCCTGCTGTCTG GGCAGCCGTCATCtcccagctctctgcagcctgctCCTTCTTCGTCCTCATCTCCTGGTTGCCCACCTTCTTCAAGGAGACCTTCCCCGACGCCAAG GGTTGGATCTTCAACGTGGTGCCTTGGTTGGTGGCGATTCCTGCCAGTCTCTTCAGCGGGTTTCTCTCTGATCATCTCATCAATCAGG GTTACAGAGCCATCACGGTGCGGAAGCTCATGCAG GGCAtgggccttggcctctcaagcgTCTTTGCTCTGTGCCTGGGCCACACCTCCAGCTTCTGTGAGTCTGTGGTCTTTGCATCAGCCTCCATCGGCCTCCAGACCTTCAACCACAG acggagtctcgctctgtcgcccaggctggagtga
- the SLC17A9 gene encoding voltage-gated purine nucleotide uniporter SLC17A9 isoform X1, which yields MQPTPDEAQRDRAGDSQWSRPECQAWTGTLLLGTCLLYCARSSMPICTVSMSQDFGWNKKEAGIVLSSFFWGYCLTQVVGGHLGDRIGGEKVILLSASAWGSITAVTPLLAQLSSAHLAFMTFSRILMGLLQGVYFPALTSLLSQKVRDSERAFTYSTVGAGSQFGTLLTGAVGSLLLEWYGWQSVFYFSGGLTLLWVWYVYRYLLSGKDLILALGVLAQGLPVSRHSRVPWRRLFRKPAVWAAVISQLSAACSFFVLISWLPTFFKETFPDAKGWIFNVVPWLVAIPASLFSGFLSDHLINQGYRAITVRKLMQGMGLGLSSVFALCLGHTSSFCESVVFASASIGLQTFNHSGISVNIQDLAPSCAGFLFGVANTAGALAGVVGVCLGGYLIETTGSWTCLFNLVAIISNLGLCTFLVFGQAQRVDLSSAHEDL from the exons GCCCGAGTGCCAGGCATGGACAGGGACGCTGCTGCTGGGCACGTGCCTGCTGTACTGCGCCCGCTCCAGCATGCCCATCTGCACTGTCTCCATGAGCCAGGACTTCGGCTGGAACAAGAAGGAGGCCGGCATCGTACTCAGCAGCTTCTTTTGGGGCTACTGCCTGACGCAGGTTGTGGGCGGCCACCTCGGGGACCG GATTGGGGGTGAGAAGGTCATCCTGCTGTCAGCCTCTGCCTGGGGCTCCATCACAGCCGTCACCCCGCTGCTCGCTCAGCTGAGCAGTGCCCACCTGGCCTTCATGACCTTCTCACGAATCCTCATGGGCTTACTCCAAG GGGTTTACTTCCCCGCCCTGACCAGCCTGCTGTCGCAGAAGGTGCGGGACAGCGAGCGAGCCTTCACCTACAGCACCGTGGGCGCCGGCTCCCAGTTTGG GACGCTGCTGACCGGGGCAGTGGGCTCCCTGCTCCTGGAATGGTACGGCTGGCAGAGCGTCTTCTATTTCTCCGGCGGCCTCACCTTGCTTTGGGTGTGGTACGTGTACAGGTACCTGCTGAGTGGAAAAG ATCTCATCCTGGCCTTGGGAGTCCTGGCCCAAGGCCTGCCAGTGTCCAGGCACAGCAGAGTCCCCTGGAGACGGCTCTTCCGGAAGCCTGCTGTCTG GGCAGCCGTCATCtcccagctctctgcagcctgctCCTTCTTCGTCCTCATCTCCTGGTTGCCCACCTTCTTCAAGGAGACCTTCCCCGACGCCAAG GGTTGGATCTTCAACGTGGTGCCTTGGTTGGTGGCGATTCCTGCCAGTCTCTTCAGCGGGTTTCTCTCTGATCATCTCATCAATCAGG GTTACAGAGCCATCACGGTGCGGAAGCTCATGCAG GGCAtgggccttggcctctcaagcgTCTTTGCTCTGTGCCTGGGCCACACCTCCAGCTTCTGTGAGTCTGTGGTCTTTGCATCAGCCTCCATCGGCCTCCAGACCTTCAACCACAG TGGCATTTCCGTTAACATCCAGGACTTGGCCCCGTCCTGCGCCGGCTTTCTGTTTG GTGTGGCCAACACAGCTGGGGCGTTGGCAG GTGTCGTGGGTGTGTGTCTGGGCGGCTACTTGATCGAGACCACGGGCTCCTGGACTTGCCTGTTCAACCTTGTGGCCATCATCAGCAACCTGGGGCTGTGCACCTTCCTGGTGTTTGGACAGGCCCAGAGGGTGGACCTGAGCTCCGCCCACGAGGACCTCTAG